A genomic segment from Aegilops tauschii subsp. strangulata cultivar AL8/78 chromosome 1, Aet v6.0, whole genome shotgun sequence encodes:
- the LOC109750981 gene encoding mediator of RNA polymerase II transcription subunit 31: MDAMEEDTPPALPPPPPPTTGAKQPPYKDPDDGRQRFLLELEFIQCLANPIYINYLAQNRYFEDEAFIGYLKYLKYWQRPEYIKYIMYPHCLFFLELLQNANFRNAMAHPANKEVAHRQQYFFWKNYRNNRLKHILPRPPPEPTPAPAPAPAPVPTPPPVPAPPSSLPTMSAVGASAMPPMQFIGTPGANNPKNEMRNVMGGRKRKMG; this comes from the exons atggatgccatggaggaggatacGCCTCCAGCGctaccgccaccgccaccgcctaCGAC GGGCGCGAAGCAGCCGCCGTACAAGGATCCTGACGACGGGAGGCAGCGGTTCCTACTGGAGCTGGAGTTCATCCAGTGCCTCGCCAACCCCATCTACATCAACT ATCTAGCGCAGAATCGGTACTTTGAGGATGAGGCGTTCATCGGGTATCTCAAGTACCTCAAGTATTGGCAGCGTCCGGAGTACATCAAATACATAAT GTATCCGCACTGCCTTTTCTTTCTTGAGCTTCTCCAAAATGCAAATTTCCGAAACGCAATGGCACATCCAGCAAACAAG GAAGTTGCTCATAGGCAGCAATATTTCTTCTGGAAAAACTACAGGAACAATAGACTGAAGCACATCCTGCCGCGTCCTCCTCCCGAACCAACTCCTGCGCCTGCACCAGCACCAGCACCAGTGCCGACGCCTCCGCCTGTTCCTGCACCACCATCGTCTTTGCCAACTATGTCAGCTGTTGGTGCATCTGCAATGCCCCCCATGCAGTTTATAGGAACTCCTGGCGCCAACAACCCAAAGAATGAGATGAGAAATGTTATGGGTGGTAGAAAGAGAAA GATGGGCTAG
- the LOC109750978 gene encoding RNA-binding KH domain-containing protein PEPPER: protein MDDPAAAATAAATEVGVPASPPPPAAEEADASAEAEAVPEAKRWPGWPGDNVFRMVVPVLKVGSIIGRKGELIKRLVEETKARVRVLEGPVGATERIVLVSAKEDPGLELPPAVDALIRVFKRVNGITDGAAEGTQTAAAPGVCAARLVVPGAQAINLIGKQGASIKAIQEGTGATIRVISVDERDRPFYVTDDERIVEIQGETEKVLKALQAVSNHLRKFLVDHSVLPLFEKTNAPVSQDRSAETWNDMPHHSIVSTQVNQQPEVRDEYVLPMKRDHLYLEREPLVEHNIHRSGVSLYGRDPALSALRPSGMHGAGPLLTQITQTMQIPLTYAEDIIGVKGANIAYIRANSGAVVTIQESLGSPDDITVEIKGTSSQVQSAQQLIQDSLATHREPVRSSYAGVLDPLYRSSYPYGSSAYPSSSLPSYSNMDGSGYSSSGLGGYGSTYRY from the exons ATGGAcgaccccgccgccgcagccaccgccgccgccacggaGGTTGGTGTGCCCGCATCACCGCCCCCGCCGGCCGCCGAGGAGGCCGATGCCTCGGCGGAGGCGGAGGCCGTCCCGGAGGCGAAGAGGTGGCCCGGGTGGCCGGGGGACAACGTGTTCCGGATGGTTGTGCCCGTGCTGAAGGTCGGGAGCATCATCGGGCGGAAGGGCGAGCTCATCAAGCGTCTCGTCGAGGAGACCAAGGCCAGGGTCCGCGTCCTCGAGGGTCCTGTCGGCGCCACCGAGCGCATT GTTTTGGTGTCTGCAAAAGAAGATCCGGGCTTGGAGCTGCCTCCAGCTGTGGACGCTCTGATTAGAGTTTTTAAACGTGTCAATGGAATAACAGATGGAGCTGCTGAAGGTACCCAGACAGCTGCTGCACCTGGTGTATGTGCTGCCCGGTTGGTGGTTCCTGGAGCTCAAGCAATTAACCTCATTGGGAAGCAAGGTGCTTCAATTAAGGCAATCCAGGAGGGCACGGGTGCTACAATAAGGGTTATATCAGTAG ATGAGCGAGATCGGCCTTTCTATGTAACTGACGATGAGAGGATAGTTGAGATACAGGGTGAAACAGAGAAAGTTCTAAAAGCACTGCAAGCAGTTTCTAATCATCTCCGGAAGTTTTTGGTTGACCATAGTGTACTTCCATTGTTTGAGAAGACT AATGCCCCAGTAAGTCAAGATCGCAGTGCTGAAACTTGGAATGATATGCCACATCATTCAATTGTTTCTACACAAGTAAATCAACAACCTGAAGTGCGTGATGAATATGTTCTTCCAATGAAAAGGGACCATTTGTATCTTGAACGGGAACCGCTGGTAGAACATAACATTCATCGCTCAGGTGTGTCATTATATGGGCGAGATCCTGCCTTGTCAGCATTACGACCTTCTGGAATGCATGGTGCTGGCCCTCTACTTACACAG ATAACACAAACCATGCAAATCCCACTTACCTATGCAGAAGATATCATAGGAGTCAAAGGAGCAAACATTGCATACATACGGGCTAACAGTGGTGCTGTTGTCACAATTCAAGAGAGTTTGGGAAGCCCTGATGATATAACTGTTGAAATAAAGGGGACGTCGTCCCAGGTACAATCTGCTCAACAGCTTATCCAG GACTCCCTGGCTACGCACAGAGAACCTGTGAGGAGCAGTTACGCAGGAGTATTAGATCCGTTATATAGGTCCAGCTACCCGTATGGCAGCTCGGCCTACCCGTCATCATCGCTGCCATCTTATTCTAACATGGACGGGAGTGGATATTCATCGTCAGGTCTTGGTGGTTACGGTTCCACTTACCGCTACTAA